The Pirellulales bacterium genomic sequence CGAGCTTCTCACCGAAAAGGACGACGCCTGGCTGAATCTCGACGTCGGCCTGCCACGCTGGCTTCCCTCGGGCGAAGGTTTTCTCTGGTCGAGCGAACGATCGGGCAACTGGCAGCTCGAGCTGCGCGCGCCCGATGGTGCGCTCGTGCGACCATTGACCACAACCGAGCTGAACTATCGCCACGTGCTCGGTTTCGACAAAGGAACCAACCGCGTGCTGATCGCCGCCGGCGCCGAACCCACGGAGAGCCACGTCTATTGCCTCGGTCTCTCAGCCGACGCCGCGCCCGTAAAACTAACGACGACGCCGGGCGTACACGCGGCGGTCGTGGCCGAGGAAAACGGCGCATACGTGCTGACGACACAAACGCTCGACGCAGATCCAAAATCAACCGTCCACGCGCGCGACGGCCGGCAACTTGGTACACTAAAAAGCGTGGCCGAGACGACGCCGCTGCCGCCGCGCGTCGAGCTGACGACCGTCGGCACCAGCCCGACCCTGCACGCGGCGATCATCCGGCCGAGCGGTTTCGATGCCGAGCGAAAACATCCGGTCCTCGTCAGTGTCTACGGCGGTCCACACTCACAAACCGTCCTCGCGGCGCGCGGCCGATACCTGCTCGATCAATGGCTGGCCGAGCAGGGCTTCATCGTCGTCTCGATCGACGGACGGGGCACGCCGGCGCGCGGCCGCGCTTGGGAACGAGCGATCCGCGGCAACCTGATTGATGTGCCGCTTGCGGACCAGGTGGCCGGCCTGCGCGCGCTGGCGGCGAAGTATCCGCAGCTTGACCTCGAGCGCGTCGGCATTTACGGTTGGTCGTTCGGCGGCTATTTCACGGCCATGGCCGTGATGCGCGAGCCGGACGTTTTTCAAGTCGGCGTGGCCGGGGCGCCGGTCACCGACTGGCGCGACTACGACACGCATTACACCGAACGCTATCTCGGCCTGCCCGGCAAGAACGAGCGCGGCTACGAGGCCAGCTCCGTTCTGACCTATGCGGCCCAGTTGCGGCAACCGCTTTTGCTGGTCCACGGTACCGCGGACGACAATGTCTATTTCCTGCACAGCATACGATTGGCCGACGCGCTGTTTCGCGCGCGGCGCGACTTCGAGTTTCTGCCCCTCTCGGGCCTGACGCATATGGTTCCCGACCCGGTGGTCACACGCAGCCTTTACACGCGGATCGCCGAACACTTTCTAAAACATCTCGGGCCGACCGATTGGTGACATTTTGCATGGTCGCTATCAAAATGGGCGCGGCCAGCCGGCTCGACAGTCGCTATGATTGGTACGCCCGGTTGATCAGCCGGACGATTCTGCCGCGGGTCCCTTCCAACAACGAACAACAGGAAATCCTCGCATGGCCATTTCCGTTCAGCAGAAGGACGCCATCGACAAGTGGTTCAAGGACCATAACCTGGCGCCCAAGTGCGGCTTGTGCGGCGGCTCGACGTGGAAGCGCGATATCGTGGCCGTGATGCGATCGACCGATCCCAGCAATGCCGGCGGCGGCATCATGGCGACCGGGCCAGGCTTATTGCGTATGCTGCGGCTGACCTGCCCGAATTGCGCCGGCGTGCTCTTGATCGACGCCGGACCTCTGGGGATTTAGTTTTCCGAGGCGCCTGCGGCGCCTCTCGCTTAACAGTCGAAACGCGCTGAATCCCCGGTGTGGCGAAGCATGCAATCCTCGACGTGC encodes the following:
- a CDS encoding DPP IV N-terminal domain-containing protein encodes the protein MNRATLKFLLLHALLMAMPPGARAAETQVRQPEFLEQYAATYRFSLGRPAGIQITRAGDAVLFLRSGPRSFVRDLYEFDVAKGTERLLASADKLLAGSQEELSDEEKARRERMRLAAKGIASFELSHDGRRLLIPLSGRLFLVERATGAARELSSASGGAIDARFSPDGRRVAYVRGGELFVLDIESGESRALTHGATETLTFGLAEFVAQEEMGRMHGYWWSPDSQSIVFQETDTSEVETLYIADPAHPERPAQSWRYPRPGKNNARVRLGIVPASGGEPRWINWDREAFPYLAAVEWDEGGPPLVLVQNREQTVERLLAADPATGATRELLTEKDDAWLNLDVGLPRWLPSGEGFLWSSERSGNWQLELRAPDGALVRPLTTTELNYRHVLGFDKGTNRVLIAAGAEPTESHVYCLGLSADAAPVKLTTTPGVHAAVVAEENGAYVLTTQTLDADPKSTVHARDGRQLGTLKSVAETTPLPPRVELTTVGTSPTLHAAIIRPSGFDAERKHPVLVSVYGGPHSQTVLAARGRYLLDQWLAEQGFIVVSIDGRGTPARGRAWERAIRGNLIDVPLADQVAGLRALAAKYPQLDLERVGIYGWSFGGYFTAMAVMREPDVFQVGVAGAPVTDWRDYDTHYTERYLGLPGKNERGYEASSVLTYAAQLRQPLLLVHGTADDNVYFLHSIRLADALFRARRDFEFLPLSGLTHMVPDPVVTRSLYTRIAEHFLKHLGPTDW